One uncultured Draconibacterium sp. genomic window, TGATTTTCCTGAATGATTTTGTTGTACGAAAGTGTATTTTCGTTTACAAATGTTTGACGGGTAAAACCGCTGTAACTACCACTGGCGAGACGAGCCGAAGGAGTCTTTCCATTTACAAAGGCTGGTCGGTAAAATTTGTAACGCTGATCGGTATGGTCGAGGTTGGCCGACGATCTTAGTTTTAAACCATTAATAATTTCGTATTCGCCAAAAATAGTTGCCAGTGTTCTGAAAATCTTGGTTTGACCAATGGTGTTTTCCAAAACTCTTACCGGACTGTTTCTTGAATTTCCATAAGTCAACTGTCCGTTGTCGCCAACGTTGATGTCCAATCCTACTGATTCTTCAGTTAAAGGTGGCATACCTACTGCTACGTGTAAAATCTGGTCTTTCCCTTCAACACCGGGATCCTGTCCAATTGAAAAAGAAGGTGCAATGTTAATACCTGCTTTAATTTTATCGTTTGGTGTTACTTCCACATTCGAACGAACAGAAAAACGTTCGTAATCTGTATTTTTAAAATATGCTTGTTGGTTCAGGTAGTCACCCGATACAAAATATTTAACACCGTCATTACCACCGTTAGCCGATAACTGATAGTTCTGTACAATTCCTTTTCTGAAAATTTCGTCTTGCCAGTCAACCGATTCATATTTTCCATAATCCGCTAAATACCAGTCAGCATCAGGGATTTGGTTGCGGTCGAAACTACCAATATTAGCCACACGAGTTGCATAATTGTCGGCTGCCGAACGATTCTGACCACCCGGATCTTTCGAAATGTAGTTTACATCCATGTATTCAATGGCACGGTCGATCCACTCATCGGTGCTTAACACATCCATTTTTCGGTTGGGTTCGTTCCATCCTGTGTACATGTTAAATGTGATGCTTGGTTTTCCTGATTTACCTTTTTTAGTTTCGATAAGTACAACCCCGTTTGAAGCTCTCGATCCGTAAATAGCTGCTGCTGCGGCATCTTTAAGTACCTGAATTGAGGCAATGTCGTTTGGGTTAATATTATCAAGCGGGTTACCCGAAGAGAAACCTCCTGAACCGTTTTGAGTGCTCATTTCCAAAGGAAATCCATCAATTACATACAATGGTTCGTTGTTGGCTGTAATCGATCCGGTTCCACGAATCTGGATACTCATTCCTTTACCGGGCATACCACTGGTTTGTTTAACACGTACACCGGCCATTTGTCCAACCAGTGCCTGGTCCAAACGTTGAACAGGACGTTCGCTCAATTGCTCGGCATCGTATTGTGCAATGGCACCGGTAACCGAAGCTTTCTTCTGAGTACCGTAACCTACTGCAATTACTTCTTCAATTCCAATTGCATCCGGCTCAAGCGAAATACTAAGTTCTGTTTGACCTGCAACCGCAACTTCCTGCGACCGCATTCCAACAAAAGAAAATACAAGTATTGCATTTTCTGGTACATTGTTGAGTGTGAAATTACCATCGCCGGTTGTTACAGTTCCTTGAGTTGTACCTTTTATAATAACGGTTACGCCAGGTAGTGGAAATCCTTCGTTATCGGTTACTTTTCCTTTGATTGGATTTTGCTGAACTCCATTTCCATTTTCCTGTGCTTCGCTGATTGGAGTAATCGCAATGTATCTGTCAATTACTTTGTACGAATAATCGCTTCCTTCCAGCAAATTAGATAGAATGTTTTCAATACTCTGTTCATCGAATTTTACATTTACCTCTTTATCCAATATTGTTTCATTAGATTTAATTATAAAACGGTAATCTGTAACTTTTTCCAATTGTTCGATAACTTCTCCAAATGAAGATTTCATTTCGAGAGAAATTTTTTGAGTCTGCCCGTACGAGCTTGCATAAACATGTATGCATAAGAACATTACCAAAAACGCAGTTATTTTCATAATCCGCAAAAGTTTTTTAATTGGTGCCCATAGTGGGACACAATCTGTTTTTTTCATAAATTTGAAATGTTTTGATTGATGAATAATTCGCCTGTTGTCAAGCAGGCTTATGTTTATCGATGCCCGGATGGAGGTTTAGAGATCCATCCAGCATACCAGACCGGAGATATTGTCAGTATTTTCGGTCTGTTTTTTTGTCAGAAGTAGGATGTGTTTTTCATTTGTTTTAGTTTAAGCTTTTATTAGTTATTGATTAATTCCAGTAAATTATTGTTGGTTTGTCGGTGCGGTATTCAATCTTGTATTCCAAAGAGCTGGTAAGTTTAAACACTTCCAGAATTTGGTCTATTGGTTTGTTTTTAAGTATGGTTCCGTTGTAAACGTCGTTTTTAAGTTCCGGATTTTCAAAAATGATTTCCACGTTGTACCACCTTTCAATTTTTAAGGCGATGTCGTTTAAACTTTCGTCTCTAAACACCACCAGGCCTTGTTGCCACGAAGTAAAAAGTCCGGTGTTTACTTCGCTCAGATTAATGCGGTTTTCGGCTTTTAAGTATTGGGCATTTTCACCCGGTACAAGTCGTGTTAGTTCTTCACCGTCGGGATTTACAATCCCCAGGCTTCCTTCTACCAAAGTGGTATTTATTTCTTCATCGTTGGGGTAGGCTTGTATATTAAACGAAGTTCCGTAAACTTTCAACGATATTTCTTCGGTGGTGTTAACTACAAACGGGTGGCTTTTATCCGAATGAACCTGAAAAAAAGCTTCCCCTTCGAGTTTAACCTGGCGGTTTCCGCTACTAAAATTCGAATCGTAAAATAATTTACTTCCCGAGTTTAAGTGAACGGTTGTTCCATCGGGTAAAAATACGGTGGACATTTGTCCGAGTGGTACCTCAAATTGTGTTTGAGCTACATAAACCGGTTTTGAGTTGGTGAAATCGAACATGCTGTTGGCAAATATTCCGAGTGAAAACAGAATAACCGCAGCCGCTGCATATTTGAGTGCAGATAAAATAAAGCGATTGTTTTTTTGCTTTTTTAAACCTGATTTGCTGAGTTTATCCCAAAGTTGATTCGGATCGTTTTGTGAAGTGGCGCTTAAAGCCCATGATTTTTTGTATTGAATAAATACTTTTCGGTTTTCGGGAGATTCATCAATCCACTCGAATAGCGCTTTAACTTCAGCTTCCGACGCTTCCTGCGCCAGGTATTTATAAATTTTAGTCTGATCCATTTTAGTGTTCTCTGTAATTAAGTAAACCCTTATTTATGGAAACCCCACATTGGGTTTTATAATTTTTTTGTTTTTTTTCGAGTTTAAAGCGCTTCGATAGTTTGTTACAACAACATTTGCTTGTAATTGCACAAATTATTGGACAATAAACAATACAAGTATTGCAGGCAAATATTCAGAAAGGCTTGCCTTTAGTGCTTTTATTGCACGGGTCATGTTGGCTTCAACCGATTTTACGTTAATGCCAAGTTCTTCCGCAATTTCCTTGTTCATTTTTCCCTCGAAGCGTTTTTTGATAAAAACCAGGCGGCATTTTTCAGGAAGTGTGCTGATTGATTTCTGAATTAATTCATCCAGTTCGGTGATTTCAATTGAATTAAAATCAAAACTTTCGAGTACTTCCGAATTCAACAGTTGTTCTTTTTCATTCAGGGCCTGGCTGGAATATTTCTCCACAACTTGCTGATGGCGGATAAAGTTTAAACAGGCCGACTTGGCAAAGGTGTACAGAAACGAATTTATGCCACTTGGTTTCTCAATTTTTTTGCGGTTTAACCAAAGATTCAAAAAGGCTTCCTGCGCCATGTTTTGAGCATCGTCGTGGCTGGAAATAAACTGGTCACAAAATCCGGCAATCTGATTGAATTTAGACTTGAAAATATGTTCAAATGCCAGTTCGTCCCCATCTTTAAAACGGGCAAAAAAGAATTCATTTAAACTGTTATTTTCGAGTATCATAAGTTAAGTAGTAGTCCTGATCAACAAAAATGCAATTTTTTAAATGTATTCCACTTTTAAGAAGCGAAAAAAATGTCAGAGCATAATTTTTTATTTACGAACATCATTTTTTTAGAATCAGCTGCTTTGAATATTGTCCGTTTGCGATTACTTCAAGGATGTAACTTCCGGTATTTAATAGACTCAGATCAATGGTTTTTGCTCCCGACTGATCCAATACAACTCTGGCTCCGCTCATGTTGTAAACAACCACATGTTCGATCTCATCTGCCGTAATAATGTTCAACTTATGAGTAACCGGATTTGGGTAGACTTTTAAACCAGAACTGATATTAATTTTCGCTGTACCTGTTTCAATAAAATCGATATTGATGTAGTAAAGATTGGCAACATCTGTTTTTGTAATCTCATGTTCGCCCGCCGCAATTGTAAGTGTTACAATTCCTTCGGAGGCCTTGTAATTCATTCCATCCACGTTAATTCTTCCTGCAAAAGTTGGATTAAAAACCAGTGTTAAACTGGCTTCTTCGGAAGTTGTAAATTTTATGCTGGTACTCGATTCAATTTTCAGGCACTGAGTTAAAGTAAGGTCGTTGAATACAACCGTGCCTTTTGAATCCGACAAATTACCGCTAATGTCAAAATAGGTACTCGTTGTTCCCGATTCAGTAAAATTATGAACTACATCTCCTTTTATTTCGCTGCCACCACCGTCGGAGCCTCCGTTTCCTCCGCCAGTATCTGCACTGTCGGCCTGCACTTCAATCAAACCGGTCGTGTAATTTACGAGTGAAGTTTTTAATCCCGAGTTTAACGAATACAGCGCATCGTCAACCGTGTTGTTAAACGTCCATTTAAAATCGCCTCCATTCATGCGGCCGGCATACGCCATAACTTTTGTTTTGGCAGCTTCCGGACTGTCGGCAGTGTAATTGTACATTACCGAGGTATTTGTGTCGAAGTTGTTGTAGGTATTCGAACCAAAAGCCGATTTTACAGTAGTGCTGACAACTTCGTCCCGAGAGCTTGCAACATAGGCATCAAAATCAACCGTGGAATTCGGATAATTTGAATCACCATACGGAACAAACCGTTTTTGCCCCGTCATGTAATTGTTGAATGCTTTGATTGAACCACCATCTTCTTTCGAAAAGGTGGGCATGTCGGAGTAATCATTCGTTTGGCTGCTTTCGTCAAACACATCCGATCCCTGCATGGAAGTAAGGATTGGATACTTACAATTGCGGAAGTAATTGGCTTCAACAAAAACAGAAGATCCCAGTGTTGATCCTACACCATATTTGGCAATGCCATCGTAATAGTTGTTGTACACATGTGCCGAGTAAAACCTAACTCTTGGGTGGCGCGAGTCGCAGTGGTCGTACCAGTTGTGATGATAGGTAATAAACAAACCTTTGGTGGTATCTTCGCTTAAGCCAAGCAGGTTCGACTTTCCTGTATCCCAAAAATGATTGTACGAGAAAGTGACATACGTTGATTTTTTACAATCCAGCGCTCCGTCACCCTTTGCCTGATCGGAGTCACCACCTGCATCGCCATAAAAAAAATCGCAGTGATGTACCCAAATGTGGTCGTTGTTTTGTTGCAATCCGATATCATCACCTTCTTCGCTGTTTGTATTCATCAAACCAATATTTCGAATTTCGATGTTTGATGCGTTTTTAACCCGTATGCCCCAGCCGTCAGCCACGGCATCATCGCCAACACCTTCAAAAGTGATAAATCCCGAAGAATTGTTGTCGTTCTCAATCACGATATCACCTTTGTCCATAACATCAAGGTCGGTAATCTGTCCAACCAGTCTGATAATTAATGGCCGGTTATCATTTCCTTTTTTAAAACCTTCCAGAATTGTTTGCAAGCCCACACATGGATTCGAATTTGCACCGGTAACCTCCAGTTCAATACTATTTTTGGAATTTTCAGTAATGTATAAAACTACAGCTCCGTTACGAGGTGTTCCGTTGTCGTTGTATGCACCCGGAACTCTATTGTTTGAGAAAGCAAAACCTGTTCGATCGTGCGATTCAACAGTTAACGATTCAGTTACCGAAGCTTCGCCTTCTTCACCATTCACAACGGGCACAACTTTAAGTGTGTACGTGCCGGCCTCAAGTCCCAATACATCTGCACGGTAATAGTCCTGGTATTTTCGAATCAACTGATCATCTATTTTCTGATCGGTTTTGCCCTGCCCGCTGTAGTACACGTTGTAGCTTTCCGCCCCGTTAACCGTTTGCCATTTAACAAAAGCCGATTCCAACCATCCGGCAGACTCCGTAATTGTAGCTTTTTGTGCAAAAACGGAAAGTGAGATAATACAGAGACTGATATAAGTAAGAATTCCTTTGAGCATGATTTCTAAATTTAAACTTTCAGTAATCAGAAAATAATCAAATGCGGTAAAGCTAATTTTGGATCACACATTTTAGCAGGAATCATTACAATTTACGCTGCGGTTCGTTTAACTAAACTATTCCTTAATTTCGCTTTGAACTTAATTATCTCTATTCCTTAAATTAAAAAGTAAGAATTTTATTTGAAAATATCTGCTTCTTGTCATCAATGGTTTTAACAATATACACACCTTCCCCAATGTTGTCAATCCGGGTGCGAAGAGAACTTTGATTGGTTTGTTTCTGAAAGATTAGTGTACCTGAAATGGAATATACGTAGATACTTTTAATGTTATCCGTATGGTTTATGATCAGCTCTTTTGAAGAATTGTTCCAATACGCTTTTAACGCT contains:
- a CDS encoding SusC/RagA family TonB-linked outer membrane protein; this translates as MKSSFGEVIEQLEKVTDYRFIIKSNETILDKEVNVKFDEQSIENILSNLLEGSDYSYKVIDRYIAITPISEAQENGNGVQQNPIKGKVTDNEGFPLPGVTVIIKGTTQGTVTTGDGNFTLNNVPENAILVFSFVGMRSQEVAVAGQTELSISLEPDAIGIEEVIAVGYGTQKKASVTGAIAQYDAEQLSERPVQRLDQALVGQMAGVRVKQTSGMPGKGMSIQIRGTGSITANNEPLYVIDGFPLEMSTQNGSGGFSSGNPLDNINPNDIASIQVLKDAAAAAIYGSRASNGVVLIETKKGKSGKPSITFNMYTGWNEPNRKMDVLSTDEWIDRAIEYMDVNYISKDPGGQNRSAADNYATRVANIGSFDRNQIPDADWYLADYGKYESVDWQDEIFRKGIVQNYQLSANGGNDGVKYFVSGDYLNQQAYFKNTDYERFSVRSNVEVTPNDKIKAGINIAPSFSIGQDPGVEGKDQILHVAVGMPPLTEESVGLDINVGDNGQLTYGNSRNSPVRVLENTIGQTKIFRTLATIFGEYEIINGLKLRSSANLDHTDQRYKFYRPAFVNGKTPSARLASGSYSGFTRQTFVNENTLSYNKIIQENHSVSAVAGFSYNFNKLENFRIGTTGGFGTDYITTLNDANDIKATSTDTYETQSVLLSYFGRVNYSYMERYLLTASIRRDGSSRFGDDTKWGIFPAASFGWRISEESFLEDVEWLSNLKARFSWGKAGNNSIGDYSHIALLAASDYSFGGSKVVGQASSNYPNGDLGWEESKTINYGIDFGVYSNRVYGSLEYYTKTNTNLLLSIPVPAATGFTKALTNIGEVFNSGWEFELNTRNFTGAFEWTTSFNLGFNSNEVRQLGPNNTPILGGAFDIQHNILTVGEPMYSIYVVQQDGILSQADIDAGAALYGNQAEGDPKYVDYNGDGVISPDDRQILGHPNPDYVWGITNNFRFKGFDLNVLVQGQHGGTLYSTFGRAMDRTGMGWLDQATGAWADRWRSPEDPGAGLKGKVNSSFGRIKNTDWMYSNDYWRVRNITLGYDVGQHINSAVISGLRVYVTAENWFGHDKYYGGFNPEAVNNSGDDYGGAPLSKSMVFGANITF
- a CDS encoding T9SS type A sorting domain-containing protein, producing MLKGILTYISLCIISLSVFAQKATITESAGWLESAFVKWQTVNGAESYNVYYSGQGKTDQKIDDQLIRKYQDYYRADVLGLEAGTYTLKVVPVVNGEEGEASVTESLTVESHDRTGFAFSNNRVPGAYNDNGTPRNGAVVLYITENSKNSIELEVTGANSNPCVGLQTILEGFKKGNDNRPLIIRLVGQITDLDVMDKGDIVIENDNNSSGFITFEGVGDDAVADGWGIRVKNASNIEIRNIGLMNTNSEEGDDIGLQQNNDHIWVHHCDFFYGDAGGDSDQAKGDGALDCKKSTYVTFSYNHFWDTGKSNLLGLSEDTTKGLFITYHHNWYDHCDSRHPRVRFYSAHVYNNYYDGIAKYGVGSTLGSSVFVEANYFRNCKYPILTSMQGSDVFDESSQTNDYSDMPTFSKEDGGSIKAFNNYMTGQKRFVPYGDSNYPNSTVDFDAYVASSRDEVVSTTVKSAFGSNTYNNFDTNTSVMYNYTADSPEAAKTKVMAYAGRMNGGDFKWTFNNTVDDALYSLNSGLKTSLVNYTTGLIEVQADSADTGGGNGGSDGGGSEIKGDVVHNFTESGTTSTYFDISGNLSDSKGTVVFNDLTLTQCLKIESSTSIKFTTSEEASLTLVFNPTFAGRINVDGMNYKASEGIVTLTIAAGEHEITKTDVANLYYINIDFIETGTAKINISSGLKVYPNPVTHKLNIITADEIEHVVVYNMSGARVVLDQSGAKTIDLSLLNTGSYILEVIANGQYSKQLILKK
- a CDS encoding FecR domain-containing protein, with translation MDQTKIYKYLAQEASEAEVKALFEWIDESPENRKVFIQYKKSWALSATSQNDPNQLWDKLSKSGLKKQKNNRFILSALKYAAAAVILFSLGIFANSMFDFTNSKPVYVAQTQFEVPLGQMSTVFLPDGTTVHLNSGSKLFYDSNFSSGNRQVKLEGEAFFQVHSDKSHPFVVNTTEEISLKVYGTSFNIQAYPNDEEINTTLVEGSLGIVNPDGEELTRLVPGENAQYLKAENRINLSEVNTGLFTSWQQGLVVFRDESLNDIALKIERWYNVEIIFENPELKNDVYNGTILKNKPIDQILEVFKLTSSLEYKIEYRTDKPTIIYWN
- a CDS encoding RNA polymerase sigma-70 factor, whose protein sequence is MILENNSLNEFFFARFKDGDELAFEHIFKSKFNQIAGFCDQFISSHDDAQNMAQEAFLNLWLNRKKIEKPSGINSFLYTFAKSACLNFIRHQQVVEKYSSQALNEKEQLLNSEVLESFDFNSIEITELDELIQKSISTLPEKCRLVFIKKRFEGKMNKEIAEELGINVKSVEANMTRAIKALKASLSEYLPAILVLFIVQ